Proteins encoded by one window of Babylonia areolata isolate BAREFJ2019XMU chromosome 8, ASM4173473v1, whole genome shotgun sequence:
- the LOC143284638 gene encoding protein dachsous-like — MNAATRVLVMLCLLSGADSQQPPQIFFRSTTGPGSSIQVTEHAPRGTIIGLVFVSTDGPGTVTCSASSTENVAELQVLPDLGDDEYKLVLTSVLDRETRPFHDIFINCTSSGDHPLSSVLSCHLHVLDVNDNAPVFVTPSFNFNVNLTTPAGSVVGRVDAVDQDMGQNAAIAYSLEPAPGEDSILPVMVDPLTGELTTLRTMQVEPGQCEDLIVWAQDMGTPSLTSIASVFLCADSLQPPQIVIKGITGPDNSSIQVTENAPRGTIVGLVSVSTDGPGTVTCSASSTENVAELQVLPDLGDDEYKLVLTSVLDRETRPFHDIFINCTSNGDHPLSSVLSCRLHVLDVNDNAPVFVTPSYNFNVNLNTPAGSVVGRVMAVDQDMGRNAAIAYSLEPTSFLPVKVDPRTGELTTLRTMQVEPGQCEELIVWAQDMGTPSLTSRASVFLCADSLQPPQIVIKGITGPDNSSLQVTENAPRGTIVGSVSVSTDGPGTVTCSASSTGNVAELQVLPDLGDDEYKLVLTSVLDRETRSLYDILINCTSSGDHPLSSVLSCRLHVLDVNDNAPVFVTPSFNFNVNLTTPAGSVVGRVDAVDQDMGQNAAIAYSLEPAPGEDSILPVMVDPRTGELTTLRTMQVELGQCEELIVWAQDMGTPSLTSRASVFMCANSMQPPQIVIKGITGPDNSSLQVTENAPRGTIIGLVSVSTDGPGTVTCSASSTENVAELQVLPDLGDDEYKLVLTSVLDRETRPFHDIFINCTSNGDHPLSSVLSCRLHVLDVNDNAPVFVTPSYNFNVNLNTPAGSVVGRVMAVDQDMGRNAAIAYSLEPTSFLPVMVDPRTGELTTLRTMQVEPGQCEELTVWAQDMGTPSLTSRASVFLCANSMQPPQIVIKGITGPDNSSLQVTENAPRGTIIGLVSVSTDGPGTVTCSASSTENVAELQVLPDLGDDEYKLVLTSVLDRETRPFHDIFINCTSNGDHPLSSVLSCRLHVLDVNDNAPVFVTSSYNFNVNLNTPAGSVVGRVMAVDQDMGRNAAIAYSLEPTSILPVKVDPRTGELTTLRRLQTRAGHREYLIVRARDMGEPSLTSSASVILTIL; from the exons ATGAATGCAGCAACGCGTGTACTGGTGATGCTCTGTTTGCTTTCag GTGCTGACAGTCAGCAACCTCCACAGATTTTCTTCAGGAGCACAACTGGTCCCGGCTCCTCGATCCAGGTGACAGAGCACGCGCCACGAGGAACCATCATTGGTTTGGTCTTCGTGTCCACTGACGGTCCCGGTACGGTGACGTGTTCTGCCAGTTCCACAGAGAACGTTGCGGAACTGCAGGTACTTCCGGACCTCGGAGACGATGAATACAAACTGGTCCTGACCTCCGTTCTGGACCGGGAAACGAGGCCGTTCCATGACATCTTCATCAACTGCACGTCCAGCGGAGATCACCCTCTCTCCTCCGTCTTGTCCTGCCATCTGCACGTGCTTGACGTGAACGACAACGCTCCCGTGTTTGTCACACCTTCCTTCAACTTCAACGTCAACTTAACTACACCTGCTGGAAGCGTGGTGGGCAGGGTTGATGCTGTTGACCAGGACATGGGGCAAAACGCAGCCATCGCCTATTCTCTGGAGCCTGCCCCAGGAGAGGACAGCATCCTGCCTGTGATGGTGGACCCCCTCACGGGGGAGCTGACGACCCTCAGGACGATGCAGGTTGAGCCGGGCCAGTGTGAGGACTTGATTGTCTGGGCCCAAGACATGggcactccctccctcaccagcATAGCTTCCGTCTtcctgt GTGCTGACAGTCTGCAGCCTCCACAGATCGTCATCAAGGGCATCACTGGTCCTGATAACTCCTCGATCCAGGTGACAGAGAACGCGCCACGAGGAACCATCGTTGGTTTGGTCTCCGTGTCTACTGACGGTCCCGGTACGGTGACGTGCTCTGCCAGTTCCACAGAGAACGTTGCGGAACTGCAGGTACTTCCGGACCTCGGAGACGATGAATACAAACTGGTCCTGACCTCCGTTCTGGACCGGGAAACGAGGCCGTTCCATGACATCTTCATCAACTGCACGTCAAATGGAGATCACCCTCTCTCCTCCGTCTTGTCCTGCCGTCTGCACGTGCTTGACGTGAATGATAACGCTCCTGTATTTGTCACACCTTCCTACAACTTCAACGTCAACTTAAATACACCTGCTGGAAGCGTGGTGGGCAGGGTTATGGCTGTTGACCAGGACATGGGGCGAAACGCAGCCATCGCCTATTCTCTAGAGCCAACCAGCTTCCTGCCTGTGAAGGTGGACCCACGCACGGGGGAGCTGACGACCCTCAGGACCATGCAGGTTGAGCCGGGCCAGTGTGAGGAATTGATCGTCTGGGCCCAGGACATGGGCACTCCCTCTCTGACCAGCAGAGCGTCCGTCTtcctgt GTGCTGACAGTCTGCAGCCTCCACAGATCGTCATCAAGGGCATCACTGGTCCTGATAACTCCTCGCTCCAGGTGACAGAGAACGCGCCACGAGGAACCATCGTTGGTTCGGTCTCCGTGTCTACTGATGGTCCCGGTACGGTGACGTGCTCTGCCAGTTCCACAGGGAACGTTGCGGAACTGCAGGTACTTCCGGACCTCGGAGACGATGAATACAAACTGGTCCTGACCTCCGTTCTGGACCGGGAGACGAGGTCGTTATACGACATCCTCATCAACTGCACGTCCAGCGGAGATCACCCTCTCTCCTCCGTCTTGTCCTGCCGTCTGCACGTGCTTGACGTGAACGACAACGCTCCCGTGTTTGTCACACCTTCCTTCAACTTCAACGTCAACTTAACTACACCTGCTGGAAGCGTGGTGGGCAGGGTTGATGCTGTTGACCAGGACATGGGGCAAAACGCAGCCATCGCCTATTCTCTGGAGCCTGCCCCAGGAGAGGACAGCATCCTGCCTGTGATGGTGGACCCACGCACGGGGGAGCTGACGACCCTCAGGACGATGCAGGTTGAGCTGGGCCAGTGTGAGGAATTGATCGTCTGGGCCCAGGACATGGGCACTCCCTCTCTGACCAGCAGGGCGTCCGTcttcatgt GTGCCAACAGTATGCAGCCTCCACAGATCGTCATCAAGGGCATCACTGGTCCTGATAACTCCTCGCTCCAGGTGACAGAGAACGCGCCACGAGGAACCATCATTGGTTTGGTCTCCGTGTCTACTGATGGTCCCGGTACGGTGACGTGCTCTGCCAGTTCCACAGAGAACGTTGCGGAACTGCAGGTACTTCCGGACCTCGGAGACGATGAATACAAACTGGTCCTGACCTCCGTTCTGGACCGGGAAACGAGGCCGTTCCATGACATCTTCATCAACTGCACGTCAAATGGAGATCACCCTCTCTCCTCCGTCTTGTCCTGCCGTCTGCACGTGCTTGACGTGAATGATAACGCTCCTGTATTTGTCACACCTTCCTACAACTTCAACGTCAACTTAAATACACCTGCTGGAAGCGTGGTGGGCAGGGTTATGGCTGTTGACCAGGACATGGGGCGAAACGCAGCCATCGCCTATTCTCTAGAGCCAACCAGCTTCCTGCCTGTGATGGTGGACCCACGCACGGGGGAGCTGACGACCCTCAGGACGATGCAGGTTGAGCCGGGCCAGTGTGAGGAATTGACCGTCTGGGCCCAGGACATGGGCACTCCCTCTCTGACCAGCAGAGCGTCCGTCTtcctgt GTGCCAACAGTATGCAGCCTCCACAGATCGTCATCAAGGGCATCACTGGTCCTGATAACTCCTCGCTCCAGGTGACAGAGAACGCGCCACGAGGAACCATCATTGGTTTGGTCTCCGTGTCTACTGATGGTCCCGGTACGGTGACGTGCTCTGCCAGTTCCACAGAGAACGTTGCGGAACTGCAGGTACTTCCGGACCTCGGAGACGATGAATACAAACTGGTCCTGACCTCCGTTCTGGACCGGGAAACGAGGCCGTTCCATGACATCTTCATCAACTGCACGTCAAATGGAGATCACCCTCTCTCCTCCGTCTTGTCCTGCCGTCTGCACGTGCTTGACGTGAATGATAACGCTCCTGTATTTGTCACATCTTCCTACAACTTCAACGTCAACTTGAATACACCTGCTGGAAGCGTGGTGGGCAGGGTTATGGCTGTCGACCAGGACATGGGGCGAAACGCAGCCATCGCCTATTCTCTAGAGCCAACCAGCATCCTGCCTGTGAAGGTGGACCCACGCACAGGGGAGCTGACGACCCTCAGGAGGCTGCAGACCAGGGCGGGCCACCGTGAGTACCTGATCGTCCGTGCCCGGGACATGGGCGAGCCCTCCCTCACCAGCAGTGCTTCCGTCATTCTGACCATACTCTAG
- the LOC143284640 gene encoding uncharacterized protein LOC143284640 encodes MSSSESFTSSATTMNSEEDLKSLVDEPENSKQQLTIAVGVLAGIIALFIVAVIVFCLIKKCRGTRNPPSDEDLDLEETPVRRFQHHFRPRSMFDFLEQKLTTRGNSYRSSGPGDDTPGVRGLDNGCSGRWGADHSPAADHIGLSSFKVHSSSSSPANQ; translated from the exons ATGTCGTCGTCCGAAAGCTTCACGTCCTCTGCTACAACCATGAACTCGGAGGAGGATTTAAAGTCCCTGGTGGATG aGCCGGAGAACTCCAAGCAACAGCTGACCATTGCTGTGGGTGTCCTCGCTGGCATCATCGCTCTGTTCATCGTTGCTGTGATCGTCTTTTGCCTCATCAAAAA GTGCCGAGGTACCCGTAACCCACCCAGCGACGAGGACCTTGACCTGGAAGAAACCCCG GTACGAAGGTTCCAGCACCATTTCCGCCCTCGCTCCATGTTCGACTTTCTGGAGCAGAAGCTGACGACCCGTGGCAACTCTTACCGGTCCTCGGGGCCTGGCGATGATACCCCGGGTGTCCGTGGGCTTGATAACGGGTGCAGTGGCCGTTGGGGCGCTGACCACTCACCGGCCGCTGACCACATCGGCTTGTCTTCCTTCAAagtgcacagcagcagcagcagccctgcTAACCAGTAA